From the genome of Vigna angularis cultivar LongXiaoDou No.4 chromosome 11, ASM1680809v1, whole genome shotgun sequence, one region includes:
- the LOC108332311 gene encoding ESCRT-related protein CHMP1B — translation MGNTEKLMNQIMELKFTSKSLQRQSRKCEKEEKAEKLKVKKAIEKGNMDGARIYAENAIRKRTEQMNYLRLASRLDAVVARLDTQAKMATISKSMGNIVKSLESSLATGNLQKMSETMDQFEKQFVNMEVQAEFMESAMAGSTSLSTPEGEVNSLMQQVADDYGLEVSVGLPQPAAHAVPTKEADKVDEDDLSRRLAELKARG, via the coding sequence ATGGGGAACACGGAGAAGCTGATGAACCAGATCATGGAGTTGAAATTCACGTCAAAGTCGCTACAGCGTCAATCGCGCAAGTGCGAGAAGGAGGAGAAGGCGGAGAAGCTCAAGGTGAAGAAGGCGATCGAGAAAGGCAACATGGACGGCGCCCGGATCTACGCGGAAAACGCCATCCGGAAGCGCACGGAGCAGATGAATTACCTCCGCCTGGCCTCACGCCTCGACGCCGTGGTGGCGCGGCTTGACACGCAGGCGAAGATGGCGACTATCAGCAAGTCGATGGGAAACATCGTGAAATCGCTGGAGTCATCGCTGGCTACGGGGAACCTGCAGAAGATGTCGGAGACGATGGACCAGTTCGAGAAGCAGTTCGTGAACATGGAGGTCCAGGCGGAGTTCATGGAGAGCGCCATGGCCGGATCAACCTCTCTCTCCACTCCCGAAGGAGAGGTCAACAGCCTCATGCAGCAGGTCGCCGACGACTACGGTCTTGAGGTCTCCGTCGGCCTCCCTCAGCCCGCCGCTCACGCCGTTCCGACCAAGGAAGCCGACAAGGTCGACGAGGACGACTTGTCTCGCCGCCTCGCCGAACTCAAGGCTAGAGGTTAA
- the LOC108332446 gene encoding 60S ribosomal protein L28-2 — MTTVPGQLIWEIVKKNNSFLVKEFGRGTQSVQFSREPNNLYNLNTFKYSGLANKKTVTIQPAGKDQSVILATTKTRKQNKPASLLHKSVMKKEFRRMAKAVQNQVADNYYRPDLKKAALARLSAVDRSLKVAKSGVKKRNRQAVKVAGRK, encoded by the exons atgacaACAGTGCCAGGACAATTGATTTGGGAGATCGTGAAGAAGAACAACTCTTTCTTGGTAAAAGAGTTCGGAAGGGGCACTCAGAGCGTGCAGTTCAGCAGAGAGCCCAACAATCTCTACAACCTCAACACTTTCAAGTACTCTG GTTTGGCGAACAAGAAAACCGTCACTATTCAGCCTGCTGGTAAAGACCAATCTGTAATACTGGCCACAACTAaaacaaggaaacaaaataagCCTGCTTCTTTGCTTCACAAGTCTGTCATGAAAAAGGAGTTCCGAAGAATGGCGAAGGCAGTGCAAAATCAG GTAGCGGATAACTACTACAGACCTGATCTGAAAAAGGCAGCTCTGGCAAGGTTGAGCGCTGTCGATAGGAGTCTGAAAGTTGCAAAGTCTGGAGTTAAGAAGAGAAACAGACAGGCTGTGAAGGTTGCTGGCAGGAAGTGA